The Lysobacter capsici genome has a segment encoding these proteins:
- a CDS encoding excinuclease ABC subunit UvrA: MAKQSTRNNSGFGAFVSVRGAREHNLKDIDVDIPRDALVVFSGVSGSGKSSLAFGTLFAEAQRRYLESLSPYARRLIDQVGVPDVDAIDGLPPAVALQQQRGTPNVRSTVGSVTTLSSLLRMLYSRAGTYPPKQPMLYAEDFSPNTPQGACPNCHGLGYVYEVTERAMVPDPSLSIRDRAIASWPPAWHGQNLRDILVTLGYDVDVPWRDLPKKDRDWILYTEEQPVAPVYAGFTPAQTRAALRRKAEPSYMGTFTGARRYVLHTFATTQSALMKKRVARFMSGAPCPVCDGRRLKREALSVTFAGLDIGSLSRLSLNRIAEVLAPAASGRFDAPTKATTRSRAASAQDTAKRVAAGGSAHAGGTDVRRTPDLSEEKRIAAQRIAHDLVERIATLQALGLGYLAMDRTTPTLSPGELQRLRLATQIRSNLFGVVYVLDEPSAGLHPADSEALHRALDQLKDAGNSVFVVEHDLDMMRRADWLVDVGPDAGQNGGQILYSGPPDGLRAVAASHTGRYLFAADDAAAKQARTPRSPSGWLELRGLHRNNLHGLDARFPLGVFTAVTGVSGSGKSSLVSQALVELVGDHLGHEPPVEESDSGEPQPSEIAKTAGRIHRGADAIKRLVNVDQKPIGRTPRSNLATYTGLFDHVRKLFAGTPLAKSRRYNAGRFSFNVAQGRCETCEGEGFVQVELLFMPTVYAPCPTCHGSRYNAKTLEVVLNGRSIAEVLAMTVDEALAFFADEDGVRRPLTLLRDIGLGYLRLGQPATELSGGEAQRIKLATELQRSQHGNSLYVLDEPTTGLHPADVDKLMAQLHGLVDAGNTVIVVEHEMRVVADSDWVIDVGPGAGEDGGAIVASGTPQQVARAKASRTVPYLRRVLG, from the coding sequence ATGGCAAAGCAATCCACTCGAAACAATTCCGGCTTCGGCGCGTTCGTCAGCGTGCGCGGCGCGCGCGAGCACAACCTCAAGGACATCGACGTCGATATCCCGCGCGATGCGCTGGTGGTGTTCAGCGGCGTGTCGGGCTCGGGAAAATCCTCGCTGGCGTTCGGCACCTTGTTCGCCGAGGCGCAGCGCCGTTATCTGGAATCGCTGTCGCCGTATGCGCGGCGCCTGATCGATCAGGTCGGCGTGCCCGACGTGGACGCGATCGACGGCCTGCCGCCGGCGGTGGCGCTGCAACAACAGCGCGGCACCCCGAACGTTCGCTCCACGGTCGGCAGCGTGACCACGTTGTCGAGCCTGCTGCGCATGCTGTACTCGCGCGCCGGCACCTATCCGCCCAAGCAGCCGATGCTGTACGCCGAGGATTTCTCGCCGAACACGCCGCAAGGCGCCTGCCCGAATTGCCACGGGCTGGGTTACGTGTATGAAGTCACCGAACGGGCGATGGTGCCCGACCCGTCGCTGAGCATCCGCGACCGCGCGATCGCCTCGTGGCCGCCGGCCTGGCACGGACAGAACCTGCGCGACATCCTGGTCACCCTGGGCTACGACGTCGACGTGCCCTGGCGCGATCTGCCGAAGAAGGACCGCGACTGGATCCTGTACACCGAGGAGCAACCGGTCGCGCCGGTGTATGCCGGCTTCACCCCCGCGCAGACCCGCGCCGCGCTGCGCCGCAAGGCCGAGCCGAGCTACATGGGCACCTTCACCGGCGCGCGCCGTTACGTGCTGCACACCTTCGCCACCACCCAGAGCGCGTTGATGAAAAAACGCGTGGCGCGCTTCATGAGCGGCGCGCCGTGCCCGGTCTGCGACGGCCGCCGCCTGAAACGCGAAGCGCTGTCGGTGACCTTTGCTGGACTGGACATCGGCAGCCTGTCGCGGCTGTCGCTCAACCGCATCGCCGAAGTGCTGGCGCCGGCCGCGAGTGGACGCTTCGACGCGCCGACCAAGGCCACCACGCGCAGCCGCGCGGCCAGCGCCCAGGACACCGCCAAACGCGTCGCCGCGGGCGGATCGGCGCATGCCGGCGGCACCGATGTGCGCCGCACGCCGGACCTGTCCGAGGAAAAACGCATCGCCGCGCAACGCATCGCCCACGATCTGGTCGAACGCATCGCGACCTTGCAGGCCTTGGGCCTGGGCTATCTGGCGATGGACCGGACCACGCCGACGTTATCGCCAGGCGAACTGCAGCGGCTGCGCCTGGCGACCCAGATCCGCTCCAACCTGTTCGGCGTGGTCTACGTGCTGGACGAACCGTCCGCCGGCCTGCATCCGGCCGACAGCGAAGCGCTGCATCGCGCGCTGGATCAACTCAAGGACGCCGGCAATTCGGTGTTCGTGGTCGAGCACGATCTGGACATGATGCGCCGCGCCGATTGGCTGGTGGACGTGGGTCCGGACGCAGGGCAGAACGGCGGGCAGATCCTCTACAGCGGCCCGCCCGATGGCTTGCGCGCGGTCGCCGCGTCGCACACCGGGCGTTATTTGTTCGCCGCCGACGATGCCGCCGCGAAGCAGGCGCGCACGCCGCGTTCGCCGAGCGGCTGGCTGGAACTGCGCGGCCTGCATCGCAACAACCTGCACGGCCTGGATGCGCGCTTTCCGCTGGGCGTGTTCACCGCCGTCACCGGCGTGTCGGGCTCGGGCAAATCCAGTCTGGTCAGCCAGGCGCTGGTCGAACTGGTCGGCGACCATCTCGGCCACGAGCCGCCGGTCGAAGAATCCGACAGCGGCGAACCGCAGCCCAGCGAAATCGCCAAGACCGCCGGACGCATCCACCGCGGCGCCGACGCGATCAAGCGTCTGGTCAACGTCGATCAGAAACCGATCGGACGCACGCCGCGCTCGAATCTGGCTACCTACACCGGCCTGTTCGATCACGTGCGCAAACTGTTCGCCGGCACGCCGCTGGCCAAGAGCCGGCGCTACAACGCCGGCCGGTTCTCGTTCAACGTCGCGCAGGGGCGCTGCGAAACCTGCGAAGGCGAGGGCTTCGTCCAGGTCGAGCTGTTGTTCATGCCGACCGTGTACGCGCCGTGCCCGACCTGCCACGGCAGTCGCTACAACGCGAAGACCCTGGAGGTCGTGTTGAACGGCCGCAGCATCGCCGAGGTGCTGGCGATGACGGTCGACGAGGCGCTGGCGTTCTTCGCCGACGAAGACGGGGTGCGGCGTCCGCTGACCCTGTTGCGCGACATCGGCCTGGGTTATCTGCGCCTGGGCCAGCCGGCGACCGAACTGTCCGGCGGCGAAGCCCAGCGCATCAAGCTGGCCACCGAGTTGCAACGCAGCCAGCACGGCAACAGCCTGTACGTGCTCGATGAGCCCACGACCGGCCTGCATCCGGCCGATGTCGACAAGCTGATGGCGCAACTGCATGGGCTGGTCGATGCCGGCAATACGGTGATCGTGGTCGAACACGAAATGCGCGTGGTCGCCGACAGCGATTGGGTGATCGACGTCGGCCCGGGCGCGGGCGAAGACGGCGGCGCGATCGTCGCCAGCGGGACGCCGCAGCAGGTCGCTCGCGCCAAGGCGAGCCGGACGGTGCCGTATCTGCGCCGGGTGCTCGGCTGA
- a CDS encoding response regulator, with translation MTWRLLFVDDVAEDVELATLELGRWPAAWVSRRVDSEPQLRAALAEFAPHIVLCDLNLPGFDGEAARAIVRAQAPASLFVFLTGATADATEHLDETVWDKNRLELLPMQLQALIDEHRPRAPTEAETDPAEADSPRVPAL, from the coding sequence ATGACCTGGCGCCTGCTGTTCGTCGACGACGTCGCCGAGGATGTCGAGCTGGCGACCCTGGAGCTCGGCCGCTGGCCCGCGGCCTGGGTCAGCCGCCGGGTCGACAGCGAGCCCCAACTGCGCGCGGCCCTGGCCGAGTTCGCGCCGCACATCGTGTTGTGCGACCTCAACCTGCCCGGCTTCGACGGCGAGGCCGCGCGCGCGATCGTGCGCGCGCAGGCGCCGGCCAGCCTGTTCGTGTTCCTGACCGGCGCCACCGCCGATGCGACCGAGCATCTGGACGAAACGGTCTGGGACAAGAATCGGCTGGAATTGCTGCCGATGCAGCTGCAGGCCCTGATCGACGAGCACCGGCCGCGCGCGCCGACTGAGGCCGAAACCGATCCGGCCGAAGCCGATTCGCCCCGGGTGCCGGCCCTGTGA
- a CDS encoding response regulator, translating into MTDIRTILLAEDSPYDAEMAIDALREANLINPIVHVTDGVEALDYLFRRGKYADRGEGDPSVLLLDIKMPRMDGLEVLEALRQDEKLRQLPVVILSSSREEADLVRSWDLGVNAYVVKPVDVDQFFEAVRTLGKFWAVINEPPFKAQA; encoded by the coding sequence ATGACTGACATCCGCACCATCCTGCTCGCCGAAGACAGCCCCTACGACGCGGAAATGGCCATCGACGCCCTGCGCGAGGCCAATCTGATCAATCCGATCGTGCACGTCACCGACGGCGTGGAGGCCCTGGACTACCTGTTCCGTCGCGGCAAGTACGCCGATCGCGGCGAGGGCGATCCCTCGGTGCTGCTGCTCGACATCAAGATGCCGCGCATGGACGGCCTGGAAGTGCTGGAAGCGCTGCGCCAGGACGAAAAGCTGCGGCAGTTGCCGGTGGTGATTCTGTCGTCCTCGCGCGAGGAAGCCGACCTGGTGCGAAGCTGGGACCTGGGCGTCAACGCCTACGTGGTCAAGCCGGTCGACGTGGACCAGTTCTTCGAGGCGGTGCGCACGCTCGGCAAGTTCTGGGCGGTGATCAACGAGCCGCCGTTCAAGGCGCAAGCTTGA
- a CDS encoding ATP-binding protein, giving the protein MPLRSVDRLSPFWQATGLAIVIVLIVVAPAWVLLQANQSAVEAADWVQHTLEVDARAQALGQNIRDVEAASLALASGVPRSERFDKRIADARTGVTEELLALQRLTQDNPGQQLRLGELRGQVRLRLQSMHDIAQPHAQPLPAEQISQAVTRYPVGALIAALIKQERDLLAQRQTQYEQRIRLTELTRWGAVLAQILVLAAISFFALRQMRRRLNAERDAQTASAHASVVLDTVREPIAVVDRDLRVVLANVAFGELYGMRDEPGERQKLTELSGGAWADEETTRRLAEVLNRGRELWDYEREQITHDGVRRVMMINARRMPLPETEENTVMITASDISARRAGENRIHELNRQLEGKVEQISDVNRELEAFSYSVSHDLRAPLRHTAGFADKLQRHLGEAADEKSRHYLQVISSSAKRMSDLIDDLLVYSRLGRSAMRLQAVDMQSLAQETRSMLDANARMDQPGRNIQWKLSALPVVVGDENMLRQVWLNLLGNAVKYSVNSQPAIIEVEHRYDEERNHHFSVRDNGAGFDMAYAGKLFGVFQRLHSASEFAGTGIGLASVRRVLTRHNGRIWAESRPGEGATFHFILPSNAELARGPSGHD; this is encoded by the coding sequence ATGCCCCTACGCTCCGTCGACCGACTTTCGCCGTTCTGGCAGGCCACCGGGCTGGCGATCGTGATCGTGCTGATCGTGGTCGCGCCGGCCTGGGTGCTGTTGCAGGCCAACCAGTCCGCGGTGGAAGCCGCCGACTGGGTCCAGCACACCCTCGAAGTCGACGCCCGCGCCCAGGCCCTGGGCCAGAACATCCGCGACGTCGAGGCGGCCTCGCTGGCCCTGGCCTCCGGCGTCCCGCGCAGCGAGCGCTTCGATAAACGCATCGCCGACGCGCGTACCGGCGTGACCGAGGAACTGCTGGCCCTGCAGCGGCTGACCCAGGACAACCCGGGCCAGCAACTGCGTCTGGGCGAATTGCGCGGACAGGTGCGGCTGCGGCTGCAATCGATGCACGACATCGCCCAGCCGCATGCCCAGCCGCTGCCGGCCGAACAGATCAGTCAGGCGGTGACCCGATATCCGGTCGGCGCCCTGATCGCCGCGCTGATCAAGCAAGAACGCGACTTGCTGGCGCAGCGCCAGACCCAGTACGAACAGCGCATCCGCCTGACCGAACTGACCCGCTGGGGCGCGGTGCTCGCGCAGATCCTGGTGCTCGCCGCGATCAGCTTCTTCGCCCTGCGCCAGATGCGCCGGCGCTTGAACGCCGAGCGCGACGCGCAGACCGCGAGCGCGCACGCCTCGGTGGTGCTGGACACCGTGCGCGAGCCGATCGCGGTGGTCGATCGCGATTTGCGCGTGGTCCTGGCCAATGTCGCCTTCGGCGAGCTGTACGGCATGCGCGACGAGCCCGGCGAACGGCAGAAGCTGACCGAACTCAGCGGCGGTGCCTGGGCCGACGAGGAAACCACGCGCCGGCTGGCGGAAGTGCTCAACCGCGGCCGCGAGCTGTGGGACTACGAGCGCGAGCAGATCACCCACGACGGCGTGCGCCGGGTCATGATGATCAACGCGCGCCGCATGCCGCTGCCGGAAACCGAAGAAAACACGGTGATGATCACCGCCAGCGACATCAGCGCCCGTCGCGCCGGCGAAAACCGCATCCACGAACTCAACCGCCAGCTCGAAGGCAAGGTCGAGCAGATCTCCGACGTCAACCGCGAGCTGGAGGCCTTCAGCTACTCGGTCTCGCACGATCTGCGCGCGCCGCTGCGCCACACCGCCGGCTTCGCCGACAAGTTGCAGCGTCACCTGGGCGAGGCCGCCGACGAAAAGTCGCGGCATTACCTGCAGGTGATCTCAAGTTCGGCCAAGCGCATGTCGGACCTGATCGATGACCTGCTGGTGTATTCGCGCCTGGGCCGCAGCGCGATGCGCCTGCAGGCGGTGGACATGCAGTCGCTGGCGCAGGAGACGCGCTCGATGCTCGACGCCAATGCGCGCATGGACCAGCCCGGCCGCAACATCCAGTGGAAACTGTCGGCGCTGCCGGTGGTGGTCGGCGACGAGAACATGCTGCGCCAGGTCTGGCTCAACCTGCTGGGCAACGCGGTCAAGTACAGCGTCAACAGCCAGCCCGCGATCATCGAGGTCGAGCATCGCTACGACGAAGAACGCAACCATCATTTCAGCGTGCGTGACAATGGCGCCGGCTTCGACATGGCCTACGCCGGCAAGCTGTTCGGCGTGTTCCAGCGCCTGCATTCGGCCAGCGAGTTCGCCGGCACCGGCATTGGCCTGGCCAGCGTGCGCCGGGTGCTGACCCGCCACAACGGCCGGATCTGGGCCGAGAGCCGGCCGGGCGAGGGCGCCACCTTCCACTTCATCCTTCCTTCCAACGCCGAACTCGCCAGGGGACCTTCGGGCCATGACTGA
- a CDS encoding DNA-formamidopyrimidine glycosylase family protein produces the protein MPEGPTTVILKEEAAAFAGREVLSVAGNSSQDIQRMRGRTIVALRTWGKHFLIEFDGFALRIHLMLFGSYRINEERPAAPRVSLRFALGDELNFYNCSVKFIEGSLDQAYDWTGDVMNPAWDPKAARKKLKLRPDELVADALLDQNVFAGVGNIIKNEVLHRIGVHPLSTVGALPPRKLGELIAQARDYSFDFYRWKKAFELKRHYQVHTRTHCPRDGARLSYRKHLGRFKRRAFFCEVCQKRYG, from the coding sequence ATGCCCGAAGGCCCGACGACCGTCATTCTCAAGGAAGAGGCCGCCGCCTTCGCGGGCCGCGAAGTGCTCAGCGTGGCCGGCAACAGTTCGCAGGACATCCAGCGCATGCGCGGCCGCACCATCGTCGCCTTGCGCACCTGGGGCAAGCATTTCCTGATCGAATTCGACGGCTTCGCCCTGCGCATCCACCTGATGCTGTTCGGCAGCTATCGCATCAACGAGGAGCGGCCGGCCGCGCCGCGAGTGAGCCTGCGCTTCGCCCTCGGCGACGAGCTAAATTTCTACAATTGCTCGGTCAAGTTCATCGAAGGCTCGCTGGACCAGGCCTACGACTGGACCGGCGACGTGATGAATCCGGCCTGGGACCCGAAGGCCGCGCGCAAGAAACTCAAGCTGCGGCCGGACGAGCTGGTGGCCGACGCCTTGCTCGATCAGAACGTCTTCGCCGGAGTCGGCAACATCATCAAGAACGAAGTCCTGCACCGCATCGGCGTGCATCCGCTGAGCACGGTGGGCGCGCTGCCGCCGCGCAAGCTCGGCGAGCTGATCGCGCAGGCCCGCGACTACAGTTTCGATTTCTACCGCTGGAAGAAAGCCTTCGAACTCAAGCGGCATTACCAGGTGCACACCAGGACTCACTGTCCCCGCGACGGCGCGCGCCTGAGTTATCGCAAGCACCTGGGCCGGTTCAAGCGGCGCGCGTTCTTTTGCGAGGTCTGCCAGAAACGCTACGGCTGA
- a CDS encoding DUF72 domain-containing protein produces MNESSSVQAARVRIGCAGWSISATHRDAFGAGDSMLARYATVFDAVEINSSFYRPHQRKTYERWAASVPADFRFSAKLPKSISHEARLHRAGPLLEPFIEEVSGLGAKLSGLLLQLPPSLAFDARTAATFFRLLRARWNGGCVCEPRHASWFAPAATQLLRKHAIGRVGADPALSEDARVPGGDGSWRYWRWHGSPRMYYSAYTPSALAELAGQIATTADGGETWAIFDNTAAGHAIGDARSLQSLLAAHRGRVVAT; encoded by the coding sequence ATGAATGAGTCATCTTCCGTACAAGCCGCGCGCGTTCGCATCGGCTGCGCGGGCTGGTCGATCTCGGCCACGCATCGCGACGCGTTCGGCGCGGGCGACAGCATGCTCGCGCGTTACGCCACGGTGTTCGACGCGGTCGAGATCAATTCCTCGTTCTATCGTCCGCATCAACGCAAGACTTACGAACGCTGGGCCGCGAGCGTGCCGGCCGATTTCCGCTTCTCGGCCAAGCTGCCCAAGAGCATTTCGCACGAGGCCCGCCTGCATCGCGCCGGCCCGCTGCTCGAACCGTTCATCGAAGAAGTCAGCGGCCTGGGCGCGAAGCTGAGCGGGTTGCTGCTGCAACTGCCACCGAGCCTGGCTTTCGATGCGCGCACGGCCGCGACGTTTTTCCGCCTGCTGCGCGCGCGCTGGAACGGCGGCTGCGTGTGCGAGCCGCGCCACGCGAGCTGGTTCGCGCCGGCGGCGACGCAGTTGCTGCGCAAGCATGCGATCGGCCGGGTCGGCGCCGATCCGGCGCTGAGCGAGGACGCGCGCGTGCCCGGCGGCGATGGCTCATGGCGCTATTGGCGCTGGCATGGCTCGCCACGGATGTATTACAGCGCCTACACGCCCTCGGCATTGGCCGAGCTGGCCGGTCAGATCGCGACCACGGCCGACGGCGGCGAGACCTGGGCGATCTTCGACAACACCGCGGCCGGGCACGCGATCGGCGATGCGCGCAGTCTGCAATCGCTGCTGGCCGCGCATCGCGGCCGCGTAGTTGCCACGTGA